From the Streptomyces nigrescens genome, one window contains:
- a CDS encoding ABC transporter family substrate-binding protein has protein sequence MTDHDHPAGRRAVCHRRRCAALIAAGVLLPLPALAGCSEDAREASVAASQDIAPAPRSALKNGGTLRWAVDAMPGTLNAFQSDADATTARIAGAVLPSMFTIDASGRPQRNADYLDAADISTRDPKQVVTYKINPKARWSNGTAVTAADFIAQWTALRGKDNAYWTARNAGYDRIGKVEQGANAHEVKVTFARPYADWRSLFTPLYPKSVMGSPNAFNEGAREQLKVGAGPFLVQKRDTEEGRVILVRNARWWGEPAKLKRIVLQSLPGDKRAAALAEGSVDVAAVDQIAAKRVASARRPASSGSPRTPAEGNAGPQSNGNRAGAKAAAAENSVLRGYTIRKALEPAYTQLALNGSSGPLADDRVRRAVARALDRQALADTVLKPLDLPSKPLGSHLLMAGQYGYADHSDALGEQDAGAAKALLADAGWKSDGADHQQAGEKAGAPAPDGYPDEDGDEPSDERYAGDRYDESDESDESDESDEDRPGGDSDDRNPARAGRGHAGAPGRGDRPAAAEAPLSFTGAVGSEVQQSALLRQSASFYKQAAASEKADADGDTGSAAYAKYKRYKMRAAEALGAAELIETGQGPQLPGSGGHPGARHAAVERAADAAAAPRPADGKTSRIAAVKKNGKPLTLRFVLPDGAGSEQLRTVGRRIASMLGKIGVQTSLQRVSDASYFQDHIAGGDYDLALYSWPGTAYPATDARPIYAKPQPAPDGSLTVEQNYTRVGTDHIDQLFDQAASELDEGAAHTLVAQADARIWAAAGSIPLYQRPELVATKKSLANVGAFGFATPRFQDIGYQK, from the coding sequence ATGACCGACCACGACCACCCCGCAGGCCGCCGCGCGGTGTGCCACAGACGCCGCTGTGCCGCGCTCATCGCGGCGGGGGTGCTGCTCCCGCTGCCGGCCCTGGCCGGATGCAGCGAAGACGCCCGGGAGGCGTCCGTCGCGGCGTCCCAGGACATCGCCCCGGCACCCCGCAGCGCGCTGAAGAACGGCGGCACCCTGCGCTGGGCCGTCGATGCGATGCCCGGCACCCTCAACGCCTTCCAGTCCGACGCCGACGCGACCACCGCGCGGATCGCCGGCGCGGTGCTGCCCAGCATGTTCACCATCGACGCGAGCGGCAGACCGCAGCGCAACGCCGACTACCTCGACGCCGCGGACATCAGCACCCGTGACCCCAAGCAGGTCGTCACGTACAAGATCAACCCCAAGGCGCGGTGGAGCAACGGCACGGCGGTCACCGCCGCCGACTTCATCGCCCAGTGGACCGCGCTGCGCGGCAAGGACAACGCCTACTGGACGGCCCGCAACGCCGGCTACGACCGGATCGGCAAGGTCGAGCAGGGCGCGAACGCCCACGAGGTCAAGGTCACCTTCGCCCGCCCCTACGCGGACTGGCGGTCCCTGTTCACACCGCTCTACCCCAAGAGCGTCATGGGCAGCCCCAATGCCTTCAACGAGGGCGCACGCGAGCAGCTCAAGGTCGGCGCCGGCCCGTTCCTCGTCCAGAAGCGGGACACCGAGGAGGGCCGCGTCATCCTCGTCCGCAACGCGAGGTGGTGGGGCGAGCCCGCCAAGCTCAAGCGGATCGTGCTGCAGTCCCTGCCCGGCGACAAGCGGGCCGCGGCGCTGGCCGAGGGGAGCGTCGATGTCGCCGCGGTCGACCAGATCGCCGCGAAGCGGGTCGCCTCCGCGCGGCGCCCGGCCTCCTCCGGCTCGCCCAGGACGCCCGCCGAGGGCAACGCGGGCCCGCAGAGCAACGGGAACCGGGCCGGCGCCAAGGCCGCCGCCGCGGAGAACTCCGTACTGCGCGGCTACACCATCCGCAAGGCGCTGGAGCCCGCCTATACCCAGCTCGCCCTCAACGGCAGCAGCGGGCCGCTGGCCGACGACCGGGTGCGCCGGGCGGTGGCCCGGGCCCTCGACCGGCAGGCGCTCGCTGACACCGTCCTCAAGCCGCTCGACCTGCCGTCCAAGCCGCTCGGCAGCCATCTGCTGATGGCCGGGCAGTACGGCTACGCGGACCACAGCGACGCCCTCGGCGAGCAGGACGCCGGGGCGGCCAAGGCGCTGCTCGCGGACGCCGGCTGGAAGAGCGACGGCGCCGACCACCAGCAGGCCGGCGAGAAGGCGGGCGCACCGGCGCCCGACGGATACCCGGACGAGGACGGCGACGAGCCGTCGGACGAGCGGTACGCCGGTGACCGGTACGACGAGTCCGATGAGTCCGATGAGTCCGACGAGTCCGATGAGGACAGGCCGGGCGGCGACTCCGACGACCGCAACCCCGCCCGCGCCGGCCGCGGCCACGCCGGTGCGCCGGGCCGGGGCGACCGTCCCGCCGCCGCCGAGGCCCCGCTGTCCTTCACCGGGGCGGTCGGCTCGGAGGTCCAGCAGTCCGCCCTGCTGCGGCAGAGCGCCTCGTTCTACAAGCAGGCGGCCGCCAGTGAGAAGGCCGACGCGGACGGCGACACCGGGTCCGCGGCGTACGCCAAGTACAAGCGGTACAAGATGCGGGCCGCGGAGGCGCTCGGCGCCGCCGAGCTGATCGAGACCGGACAGGGCCCGCAGCTGCCGGGGTCCGGCGGGCACCCGGGTGCCCGGCACGCCGCCGTCGAGCGGGCCGCCGACGCGGCGGCCGCACCGCGGCCCGCCGACGGCAAGACGTCCCGGATCGCCGCCGTGAAGAAGAACGGCAAGCCGCTCACCCTGCGCTTCGTGCTCCCCGACGGCGCCGGCTCCGAGCAGCTGCGCACCGTCGGACGGCGGATCGCCTCGATGCTCGGCAAGATCGGCGTGCAGACGTCCCTGCAGCGGGTCTCCGACGCCAGCTACTTCCAGGACCACATCGCCGGCGGTGACTACGACCTGGCGCTGTACTCCTGGCCCGGCACCGCCTACCCGGCGACCGACGCCCGGCCGATCTACGCCAAGCCGCAGCCCGCGCCCGACGGCTCGCTGACCGTCGAGCAGAACTACACCCGGGTCGGCACCGACCACATCGACCAGCTCTTCGACCAGGCCGCCTCCGAGCTGGACGAGGGCGCCGCGCACACGCTGGTGGCGCAGGCCGACGCCCGGATCTGGGCGGCCGCCGGGTCGATCCCGCTCTACCAGCGGCCCGAGCTGGTGGCCACGAAGAAGTCGCTGGCCAACGTCGGCGCCTTCGGCTTCGCCACGCCCCGCTTCCAGGACATCGGCTACCAGAAGTAG
- a CDS encoding fumarate reductase/succinate dehydrogenase flavoprotein subunit — protein sequence MAHVDRQAWDVVVVGAGGAGLRAAIEAREAGMRTAVICKSLFGKAHTVMAEGGIAASMGNANEHDNWQVHFRDTMRGGKFLNQWRMAELHAREAPDRVWELETWGALFDRTADGRISQRNFGGHEYPRLAHVGDRTGLELIRTLQQKIVSLQQEDEKEFGAYDARLKVFQECTVTRVLTESKSGSAAGSGRVSGAFCYERESGRFFVLEAPAVVLATGGIGKSFKVTSNSWEYTGDGHALALLAGAPLINMEFVQFHPTGMVWPPSVKGILVTESVRGDGGVLRNSDGKRFMFDYVPDVFKEKYAETEEEGDRWYEDPESNRRPPELLPRDEVARAINSEVKAGRGSPHGGVYLDVSTRMPAEVIIRRLPSMHHQFKELADVDITAEPMEVGPTCHYVMGGVDVDPDTAAAHGVPGLFAAGEVAGGMHGSNRLGGNSLSDLLVFGRRAGLHAAEYAASLAERPAPDPLQIDAAEAEALRPFSAEDTEDTGEAAGGDRVPAENPYALHQELQQAMNDLVGIIRKESEMFEALKRLADLRVRARRAGVEGHRQYNPGWHLSLDLRNMLLVSECVARAALEREESRGGHTRDDHPAMDRHWRKINLVCELADPQGDSRAADPALGQIRLSRRETPPIRRDLLELFEKDELAKYLTDEELSR from the coding sequence ATGGCGCATGTGGACCGGCAGGCATGGGACGTGGTCGTGGTGGGCGCCGGCGGCGCCGGACTGCGGGCCGCGATCGAGGCCCGCGAAGCCGGTATGCGGACGGCCGTGATCTGCAAGTCCCTGTTCGGCAAGGCCCATACGGTGATGGCCGAGGGCGGTATCGCGGCCAGCATGGGCAACGCCAACGAGCATGACAACTGGCAGGTCCACTTCCGGGACACCATGCGCGGCGGCAAGTTCCTCAACCAGTGGCGGATGGCCGAGCTGCACGCCCGGGAGGCGCCCGACCGGGTGTGGGAGCTGGAGACCTGGGGCGCGCTCTTCGACCGCACCGCGGACGGCCGGATCTCCCAGCGCAACTTCGGCGGCCATGAGTACCCGCGCCTCGCCCATGTCGGCGACCGTACGGGCCTGGAGCTGATCCGCACCCTCCAGCAGAAGATCGTCTCGCTGCAGCAGGAGGACGAGAAGGAATTCGGCGCGTACGACGCCCGGTTGAAGGTCTTCCAGGAGTGCACGGTCACCCGCGTCCTCACAGAGTCGAAAAGCGGCTCCGCCGCGGGGTCCGGCCGGGTGTCCGGCGCCTTCTGCTACGAGCGGGAGTCCGGCCGCTTCTTCGTGCTGGAGGCGCCCGCGGTGGTGCTGGCCACCGGCGGTATCGGCAAGTCCTTCAAGGTGACCTCGAACTCCTGGGAGTACACCGGCGACGGCCATGCGCTGGCCCTGCTGGCCGGGGCTCCGCTGATCAACATGGAGTTCGTGCAGTTCCACCCCACCGGCATGGTCTGGCCGCCGTCGGTGAAGGGCATCCTCGTCACCGAATCCGTCCGCGGCGACGGCGGGGTGCTGCGCAACAGCGACGGCAAGCGCTTCATGTTCGACTACGTCCCGGACGTCTTCAAGGAGAAGTACGCGGAGACCGAGGAGGAGGGCGACCGCTGGTACGAGGATCCGGAGAGCAACCGCCGCCCGCCCGAGCTGCTGCCCCGTGACGAGGTCGCCCGCGCCATCAACTCCGAGGTCAAGGCCGGGCGCGGCTCCCCGCACGGCGGCGTCTATCTGGATGTCTCCACCCGGATGCCGGCCGAGGTCATCATCCGCCGGCTGCCGTCGATGCACCACCAGTTCAAGGAGCTGGCGGATGTGGACATCACCGCCGAGCCGATGGAGGTCGGCCCGACCTGTCACTACGTGATGGGCGGGGTGGATGTGGACCCCGACACCGCGGCGGCGCACGGCGTACCGGGCCTGTTCGCGGCCGGCGAGGTGGCCGGCGGGATGCACGGCTCCAACCGGCTGGGCGGCAACTCCCTCTCCGACCTGCTGGTCTTCGGCCGCCGGGCGGGGCTGCACGCGGCCGAGTACGCGGCGTCGCTGGCCGAGCGGCCGGCGCCCGATCCGCTGCAGATCGACGCGGCGGAGGCGGAGGCGCTGCGCCCGTTCAGCGCCGAGGACACCGAGGACACCGGGGAGGCGGCGGGCGGCGACCGGGTCCCGGCGGAGAATCCGTACGCCCTGCACCAGGAGCTCCAGCAGGCGATGAACGACCTGGTCGGCATCATCCGCAAGGAGAGCGAGATGTTCGAGGCGCTCAAGCGGCTGGCCGATCTGCGGGTACGGGCCCGGCGGGCCGGTGTCGAGGGGCACCGGCAGTACAACCCGGGCTGGCATCTGTCGCTCGACCTGCGGAACATGCTGCTGGTCAGCGAGTGTGTGGCCCGGGCGGCGCTGGAGCGCGAGGAGAGCCGGGGCGGGCACACCCGCGACGACCATCCGGCGATGGACCGGCACTGGCGCAAGATCAATCTGGTCTGTGAACTCGCCGATCCGCAGGGCGATTCACGGGCGGCGGACCCGGCGCTGGGCCAGATCCGACTCTCCCGCCGCGAGACCCCGCCGATCCGCCGCGATCTGCTGGAACTGTTCGAGAAGGACGAGCTGGCGAAGTATCTGACCGACGAGGAGCTGAGCCGGTGA
- a CDS encoding succinate dehydrogenase/fumarate reductase iron-sulfur subunit gives MSQAQTEQQSGTYQAHFRVWRGDADAGDLADFTVEVHEGEVVLDIIHRLQATQAPDLAVRWNCKAGKCGSCSAEINGRPRLLCMTRMSVFDRTETITVTPMRAFPVVRDLVTDVSFNYSKAREIPSFVPPPDLGPGEYRMQQEDVGRSQEFRKCIECFLCQDTCHVVRDHEENKAAFAGPRFLMRIAELDMHPLDAAPESGVDRKTTAQDEHGLGYCNITKCCTEVCPEHIKITDNALIPLKERAADRKYDPLVWLGNKIRRRSE, from the coding sequence GTGAGCCAGGCGCAGACAGAGCAGCAGTCCGGGACCTACCAGGCGCACTTCCGGGTGTGGCGGGGCGACGCGGACGCCGGTGACCTGGCGGATTTCACGGTAGAGGTGCACGAGGGCGAGGTGGTGCTGGACATCATCCACCGCCTCCAGGCGACCCAGGCGCCCGATCTCGCCGTGCGCTGGAACTGCAAGGCGGGCAAGTGCGGTTCGTGCAGCGCGGAGATCAACGGGCGGCCGCGGCTGCTGTGTATGACCCGGATGTCGGTCTTCGACCGTACGGAGACGATCACGGTCACCCCGATGCGGGCCTTCCCGGTCGTCCGTGACCTGGTCACCGATGTGTCCTTCAACTACAGCAAGGCCCGCGAGATCCCGTCGTTCGTACCGCCCCCGGATCTGGGGCCCGGTGAGTACCGCATGCAGCAGGAGGACGTCGGCCGCTCGCAGGAGTTCCGTAAGTGCATCGAGTGCTTCCTGTGCCAGGACACCTGCCATGTGGTGCGCGACCACGAGGAGAACAAGGCCGCGTTCGCCGGTCCGCGCTTCCTGATGCGGATCGCCGAGCTCGATATGCACCCGCTGGACGCGGCGCCGGAGTCGGGTGTCGACCGCAAGACCACCGCCCAGGACGAACACGGCCTGGGCTACTGCAACATCACCAAGTGCTGCACCGAGGTCTGCCCCGAGCACATCAAGATCACCGACAATGCGCTGATCCCGCTCAAGGAGCGCGCCGCGGACCGTAAGTACGACCCGCTGGTGTGGCTCGGGAACAAGATCCGGCGGCGGAGCGAGTGA
- a CDS encoding SpoIIE family protein phosphatase, with protein MWQSSRPGSIYDYIRVASFSLGPDGRIEQWSERAEQMLGIPARYALGKDPVEAFVPRELRETGHRKVSEILDGREWTGLVPYRRETSGAADGLAEIYVMPSRNEDGERAAVCLVVDVRALRGIETDLAASQAVFGQSPMGFTLFGTDLKLLRVNERFASVFGGPASKYRGCGPHDFLPRSEAERMTAALRRVLETGEPVAEMQLVGLASGDEDRRRWSVSLYRLHGASGRPIGVAALAADVTGRRRAEREAANARRNLALLNEAGARIGNSLDLETTARTLLDVAVPQFCDLASVDLYQGLLSGDEAPPGMSDGSAELRRVAFASAVSDAPLATTPGVLGDTPGPVAVGAVHRYPFNSPCAGALRTAHAQIIPGRESDDGPELGAVVHSTLAVPMVARDTVVGLVQFSRTKGSEPFGERDTALAVELAARAAVCIDNARLYRREHERALILQRSLLPPGDPEAAGLDIACRYLPGTTATEVGGDWFDVIELPGHRTALVVGDVMGRGLRAAVAMGELRTAVRTLALLDLEPAEVLSALDEIARGLGGDGDGRSTARSARGRSGTADGTPETNRSARTADLSEVYLATCVYAVYDPVTRRCTFANAGHLPPVLVEDGEDALLLDVPPGMPLGVGGEPFEEIEVELPDGALLALYTDGLVESRHHPLDEGLRAFRTALSGADRPLEDACDHVLNALDTSHGEDDIALLMARVHGLPKDAVGDWSLAPEARSVARARELARDQLTDWGLQDLVDTTELLVSELVTNALRHGHGEIRLRLLLDRSLVCEVWDADLAQPRRRRARDTDEGGRGLQLVGLLSEGWGSRRTPRGKTVWFELALPDGESAAVDPAEALLSLF; from the coding sequence GTGTGGCAGAGCAGCCGGCCCGGATCGATCTATGACTACATCCGCGTGGCCTCCTTCTCGCTCGGCCCCGACGGGCGGATCGAGCAGTGGAGCGAGCGGGCGGAGCAGATGCTCGGCATCCCCGCCCGTTACGCGCTCGGCAAGGACCCCGTGGAGGCTTTCGTCCCACGGGAGTTGCGCGAGACCGGGCACCGCAAGGTGTCCGAGATACTCGACGGCCGGGAGTGGACCGGCCTGGTGCCCTACCGCAGGGAAACGAGCGGCGCGGCCGACGGGCTCGCCGAGATCTATGTGATGCCCTCGCGCAACGAGGACGGGGAGCGCGCCGCGGTCTGTCTGGTCGTCGATGTCCGGGCGCTGCGCGGCATCGAAACCGACCTCGCCGCCTCGCAGGCCGTTTTCGGTCAATCTCCCATGGGTTTCACCCTGTTCGGCACGGACCTGAAGCTGCTGCGGGTCAACGAACGGTTCGCCTCGGTCTTCGGCGGCCCCGCGAGCAAGTACCGCGGCTGCGGCCCGCACGACTTCCTCCCGCGGTCCGAGGCCGAGCGGATGACCGCCGCGCTGCGCCGCGTCCTGGAGACCGGTGAGCCGGTCGCCGAGATGCAGCTGGTCGGGCTGGCGTCCGGCGACGAGGACCGCCGCCGCTGGTCGGTGTCGCTCTACCGGCTGCACGGCGCCAGCGGCCGCCCCATCGGTGTCGCGGCGCTCGCCGCCGATGTGACCGGCCGGCGCCGGGCCGAGCGCGAGGCCGCCAACGCCCGCCGTAACCTCGCCCTGCTCAACGAGGCCGGCGCCCGGATAGGCAACTCCCTCGATCTGGAGACCACCGCCCGCACCCTGCTGGACGTCGCCGTACCGCAGTTCTGCGATCTGGCCTCGGTGGACCTCTACCAGGGCCTGCTGTCCGGTGACGAGGCCCCGCCCGGGATGAGCGACGGCAGCGCCGAGCTGCGCCGGGTCGCCTTCGCCAGCGCCGTCTCGGACGCCCCGCTCGCCACCACCCCCGGTGTCCTCGGCGACACGCCGGGCCCGGTCGCGGTCGGCGCCGTCCACCGCTACCCCTTCAACTCCCCCTGCGCGGGCGCCCTGCGGACCGCCCATGCGCAGATCATCCCGGGCCGGGAGAGCGACGACGGGCCGGAGCTGGGCGCGGTGGTGCACTCCACCCTCGCCGTCCCGATGGTCGCCAGGGACACGGTCGTCGGGCTGGTGCAGTTCTCCCGTACGAAGGGCAGTGAGCCGTTCGGTGAGCGTGACACCGCGCTCGCCGTCGAACTGGCCGCGCGCGCCGCGGTCTGTATCGACAACGCCCGCCTCTACCGCCGGGAGCACGAACGCGCGCTGATATTGCAGCGCAGTCTGCTGCCGCCCGGCGACCCGGAGGCGGCCGGCCTGGACATCGCCTGCCGCTATCTGCCCGGCACCACCGCCACCGAGGTCGGCGGCGACTGGTTCGATGTCATCGAACTCCCCGGCCACCGCACGGCCTTGGTCGTCGGCGACGTCATGGGGCGCGGGCTGCGCGCCGCCGTGGCCATGGGCGAACTGCGCACCGCCGTCCGCACGTTGGCGCTGCTGGACCTGGAACCGGCCGAGGTGCTCTCGGCGCTGGACGAGATCGCCCGCGGGCTCGGTGGCGACGGCGACGGCAGGTCCACCGCCCGGTCCGCCCGCGGCCGGTCCGGAACCGCCGACGGCACGCCCGAGACGAACCGCTCCGCCCGTACCGCCGATCTCTCCGAGGTCTACCTCGCCACCTGCGTCTACGCCGTCTACGACCCGGTCACCCGGCGCTGTACGTTCGCCAACGCCGGGCATCTGCCGCCGGTGCTGGTCGAGGACGGGGAGGACGCACTGCTGCTCGACGTCCCCCCGGGGATGCCGCTGGGGGTCGGCGGGGAGCCGTTCGAGGAGATCGAGGTCGAGCTGCCGGACGGCGCGCTGCTCGCGCTGTACACCGACGGTCTGGTGGAGTCCCGCCACCATCCGCTGGACGAGGGGCTGCGGGCGTTCCGTACGGCCCTCTCCGGCGCCGACCGCCCGTTGGAGGACGCCTGCGACCACGTCCTGAACGCCCTGGACACCTCGCACGGCGAGGACGACATCGCGCTGCTGATGGCGCGGGTGCACGGGCTGCCCAAGGACGCGGTGGGCGACTGGAGTCTGGCACCGGAGGCGCGTTCGGTGGCCCGCGCCCGTGAACTGGCCCGCGACCAGCTCACGGACTGGGGCCTGCAGGACCTGGTCGACACCACCGAGCTGCTGGTCAGCGAGCTGGTGACCAATGCGCTGCGGCACGGCCACGGCGAGATCCGGCTGCGTCTGCTGCTGGACCGCTCGCTGGTCTGCGAGGTCTGGGACGCCGATCTCGCCCAGCCGCGCCGCCGCCGCGCCCGCGACACCGACGAGGGCGGCCGCGGACTCCAGCTGGTCGGTCTGCTCAGCGAGGGGTGGGGCAGCCGCCGTACCCCGCGCGGCAAGACCGTGTGGTTCGAACTCGCGCTGCCCGACGGGGAGTCGGCGGCGGTGGATCCGGCCGAGGCCCTGCTGAGCCTGTTCTGA
- a CDS encoding ATP-binding protein, with translation MIGVSDSAAAGVPEPGSGSARRRSKAVGSATAEWSFPADPGAVRTARTVVRRVLDDWGLNGAADMAVLLVSELVTNSLRHASGPIGVRMVLLSSDGLLVEVSDPLPDPPRERDAAPDDEGGRGLQLVACSSRRWGTRRGKSGKTVWFELSVAG, from the coding sequence GTGATCGGCGTGAGCGACAGCGCAGCGGCAGGGGTCCCTGAGCCCGGCTCCGGCAGCGCTCGCAGGCGCAGCAAGGCCGTCGGTTCCGCCACCGCCGAATGGAGCTTTCCGGCCGACCCCGGAGCGGTGCGCACCGCCCGCACGGTGGTCCGGCGGGTGCTGGACGACTGGGGCCTGAACGGCGCCGCCGATATGGCCGTACTACTCGTCAGTGAGCTCGTCACCAACTCCCTGCGCCATGCCAGCGGGCCGATCGGGGTCCGCATGGTGCTGCTCAGCTCCGACGGGCTGCTCGTCGAGGTATCCGATCCGCTGCCCGACCCGCCACGGGAGCGCGACGCCGCTCCCGACGATGAGGGAGGCCGGGGATTGCAGCTGGTCGCATGCAGTTCGCGACGATGGGGGACCCGTCGCGGAAAGAGCGGTAAGACAGTGTGGTTCGAGCTGTCCGTGGCTGGTTAG
- a CDS encoding (deoxy)nucleoside triphosphate pyrophosphohydrolase, with amino-acid sequence MTTVRVVVGGAVCERGRLLAARRSAPPALAGRWELPGGKVEDDETPERALERELREELGVEAAALERIPGEWVLRPGYVLQVWTARLVSGVPRPLQDHDELRWLLPGEENQVDWLDQDRPAVAEAMRRLATPAGATGVTGVRP; translated from the coding sequence ATGACGACCGTGCGCGTAGTGGTGGGCGGAGCGGTGTGCGAGCGCGGGCGGCTGCTGGCCGCACGGCGCAGCGCACCGCCCGCGCTGGCCGGCCGCTGGGAGCTGCCCGGCGGCAAGGTGGAGGACGACGAGACACCCGAGCGGGCGCTGGAGCGGGAGCTGCGCGAGGAGCTGGGTGTCGAGGCCGCGGCCCTGGAGCGGATTCCGGGCGAGTGGGTGCTGCGCCCCGGCTATGTCCTGCAGGTGTGGACGGCCCGGCTGGTGTCCGGGGTGCCGCGGCCCCTGCAGGACCATGACGAGCTGCGCTGGCTGCTGCCCGGCGAGGAGAACCAGGTCGACTGGCTGGACCAGGACCGCCCGGCGGTCGCCGAGGCGATGCGCCGGCTGGCGACCCCGGCCGGAGCGACCGGAGTGACGGGCGTACGGCCGTAA
- a CDS encoding SPOR domain-containing protein: MTEGGAVLPWLVIRQDEGGNRYRVGRYATRAEAERVADRLETRGRQQLYVVEKADRAAT; this comes from the coding sequence ATGACTGAGGGTGGAGCGGTGCTCCCCTGGCTCGTCATCCGCCAGGACGAAGGGGGCAACCGGTACCGCGTGGGCCGGTACGCCACCCGAGCGGAGGCGGAGCGGGTGGCCGACCGGCTCGAGACGCGCGGCCGCCAGCAGCTCTACGTGGTCGAGAAGGCCGACCGGGCGGCGACCTGA
- a CDS encoding APC family permease, with translation MSTTKTPSAEQGSHSNYRRSLGTIALTATGLGSIIGSGWLFGAERAAAIAGPAAILAWVIGAVVALTIALTYTELGSMFPKAGGMVRYGQYSHGSLAGYLAAWANWIAIVSVIPGEATASVQYMSSWDFGWAQALYDGKELTGTGVGLASVLLIFYFFLNWFAISLFAKTNTAITVFKVVVPAMTAGALMMAHFDTDNIVHHGGFTPNGWSSVFTAVAVSGIVWAYNGFQSPLNLAAEARNPGKSLPKAVVWSIVIALVIYVALQVAFLMAVPGDKLAAGGGWAGLGFNSPLADLAIAWGLNWLALLLYADAFVSPSGTGMIYAATTSRMIHGVQENGHLPGIFGKVDKKTGVPRPALLLNLVIAFLFLAVFRGWGSLAEIVSVATVISYITGPVAVMSLRRVSPDLKRPVKLKAMPVIAPIAMIFGSLVLYWGRWPLTGKVILIMAVGLPVWAWYEIGKPLTQGRKPWAALRPHLKAGAWMVAYLLVMASVSYMGGKEFGGKGYLPEGWDIALVAAIGLAFYYWGVRSSWRNPSLVQAEAEMRAEDEAREADEAGETEGVKAPVGA, from the coding sequence GTGAGCACGACGAAGACACCGAGCGCGGAGCAGGGCTCGCACTCGAATTACCGTCGGTCCCTCGGGACCATCGCCCTGACCGCCACTGGTCTCGGGTCCATCATCGGTTCCGGCTGGCTCTTCGGTGCCGAGCGGGCCGCCGCCATCGCCGGTCCGGCCGCGATCCTCGCCTGGGTCATCGGAGCGGTCGTCGCCCTGACGATCGCCCTCACCTACACCGAGCTCGGCTCGATGTTCCCCAAGGCCGGCGGCATGGTCCGCTACGGCCAGTACTCCCACGGCTCGCTCGCCGGCTACCTCGCGGCCTGGGCCAACTGGATCGCGATCGTCTCGGTCATCCCGGGTGAGGCCACCGCCTCCGTCCAGTACATGAGTTCCTGGGACTTCGGCTGGGCGCAGGCGCTGTACGACGGCAAGGAGCTGACCGGCACCGGTGTCGGGCTCGCCAGCGTGCTGCTGATCTTCTACTTCTTCCTCAACTGGTTCGCGATCTCGCTGTTCGCGAAGACCAACACCGCGATCACGGTCTTCAAGGTCGTCGTCCCGGCCATGACCGCGGGCGCGCTGATGATGGCGCACTTCGACACCGACAACATCGTTCACCACGGCGGCTTCACGCCCAACGGCTGGAGCTCGGTCTTCACCGCCGTCGCCGTCTCCGGCATCGTCTGGGCCTACAACGGCTTCCAGTCCCCGCTGAACCTCGCCGCCGAGGCCCGTAACCCCGGCAAGTCGCTGCCGAAGGCCGTCGTCTGGTCGATCGTGATCGCGCTGGTCATCTATGTCGCGCTGCAGGTCGCGTTCCTGATGGCGGTGCCCGGCGACAAGCTGGCCGCCGGCGGCGGCTGGGCCGGTCTCGGCTTCAACTCCCCGCTCGCCGACCTCGCCATCGCCTGGGGCCTGAACTGGCTGGCGCTGCTGCTGTACGCGGACGCCTTTGTCTCGCCGTCCGGCACCGGCATGATCTACGCGGCCACCACCTCGCGCATGATCCACGGTGTGCAGGAGAACGGTCATCTGCCGGGCATCTTCGGCAAGGTGGACAAGAAGACCGGCGTGCCGCGCCCGGCGCTGCTGCTCAACCTCGTGATCGCCTTCCTGTTCCTCGCGGTCTTCCGCGGCTGGGGCTCGCTCGCCGAGATCGTCTCGGTGGCCACGGTGATCTCGTACATCACGGGCCCGGTCGCGGTGATGTCGCTGCGCCGCGTCTCGCCGGACCTCAAGCGCCCGGTGAAGCTGAAGGCGATGCCGGTGATCGCGCCGATCGCGATGATCTTCGGCTCGCTGGTCCTGTACTGGGGCCGCTGGCCGCTCACCGGCAAGGTCATCCTGATCATGGCCGTCGGACTCCCGGTCTGGGCCTGGTACGAGATCGGCAAGCCGCTGACCCAGGGCCGCAAGCCGTGGGCCGCACTGCGCCCGCACCTGAAGGCCGGTGCCTGGATGGTGGCGTATCTGCTGGTCATGGCCTCCGTCTCGTACATGGGCGGCAAGGAGTTCGGCGGTAAGGGCTATCTGCCCGAGGGCTGGGACATCGCCCTGGTCGCCGCGATCGGACTGGCCTTCTACTACTGGGGCGTGCGCAGCTCCTGGCGCAACCCGTCGCTGGTCCAGGCCGAGGCCGAGATGCGCGCCGAGGACGAGGCACGTGAGGCGGACGAGGCCGGGGAGACCGAAGGGGTCAAGGCGCCCGTCGGGGCCTGA